TGGCAAAAATGACTCTTGATTGAATGCGGGCAGTACCGCGGACATCTCTTGAGCGAAGCTTTTTATCAAGCTGTCATCAAGCTGCCGCCGCAGCGCCGCCCGGTAGTCGATTCGCCAAACTCGATCGACTTCCTTCCGAGGTTCCGACCAAACTGCGAGCTGCTTAGCACCCCAGATGCCAATGTTGGAAAGTATTTCCTGGACGAGGCGATCGGCTGCGTTCATTGCGCCCGCACCACAAGTTCAAAGCAAAAAGCTGTTTCTACCCGCTTTAAATACGCTTCTTTGCAAAAATGGAGCAGCACTTCGAAAGTGTCTTTTCGATTATGCTAATAGCATCATCTCTCAGCGAGGGTCAATCGCCACATTATTTTGACAGGATGAAACACCCACGCACACGCAAAGGAGAAGCACCTTTGTGGCTACTCCGTGCGACCCTTTTGCGCCGGCACGATCGCCACCGAAGCTTCCGCGGTCAGCATCAGGAAGGTCAGGGTCTCCTGCAGATAAAGGCTGACGACGCGGTCGGTATGGCCCAGGTAGCCGATTGACAGATCCTGACCGAGATGGAGGACGAAATCGCCGCCGCGTTTGCTCAGCACCAAGGCACCACTTACCGCCGGCGCCCAGACGATCTCGTCGTTGACAAGGCGCTGAATATGGTTGATGACCGGATAACCGTGGTCGCTGGCCTCGCTCAGCGCCGTGTAGGCATCCGCGCCCAGTAACACCGAATAGGGTCCGTTAACGCCGACCAATCGCAATTGCCCAAGGGCTTGCGCGATAGCACTGGGATAATGCGCGACCTCTTGAGGCAGGGTCATCGCAGGATTGCTTGAACCTGTGCGGATGCCTTCAACCGAAGCGGCGGCGTATCCATCGAAAATAATCCGATCTTCCGCAAAGGCGATCGTTTTCGCGGCATCCTTCAGCGGCTGCCAATTGGAATCGTTGGCGCCCCGTTCAACGTCGTCGATAGCCTGGCGATCCAACTGGAAAGGCACACGAAGTTCGACCAGCGCCTTGACCTCATGTTGGCGCGCGATGACCCCCTCGGCCGGCGGCGCGACGTTGCGCAGATGGCCGGTGCCGACTGCCGACAGCGCAACGCCATCCGGGCCTTTGACATCGACTACGAGCCGCCCGGCCAGGTAACGCTTCAAAGTGCGCGCGGCTTCCTTTTCGATATCCGACCATGCGCGCTCATTAATCGGCGCCACCTCTCGGTAGAGATTATTCATCGCGAGCCCATCCTTTCAGTGAGCCAATACCCAGCGACCCATCGCCGGCGAGGCTATCGGAGGGTGAGGTTTGTATCGAATTGTCGGCGGCATCCACAGGCATACCGGGCTGGGATGCGAAAGCTTCGAGAAGCGTCAGCGAGGGTACAAAAAACAGAGTGCCGGTGATCGCGCGACTGACGTCAAGCAACCGATCGTAATTGCCGGGAGGCCGCCCCACGAACATGTTTTGCAACATCTGTTCAATTACCAGAGGCGAGCGCGCGTAGCCGATAAAGTAAGTTCCGAATTCCCCTTTCGCAGGCTGCCCGAAAACGCCATTGGCCCGGTAGATCTTCTTTTCCAAGCCACCTTCCACGATGGTGGTCAGCGCGTTATGCGCCGAAGTCGGCTTCACCGAATCGTCGAGCTCGACATCCGACAGCTTGGTGCGACCGATAATCTTTTCCTGCAGCTCGGTGGGGAGCGCATTCCACGCACCAAGGTCGTGCAGGTACTTCTGCACAATGACGTAGCTGCCGCCGGCGAAAGTCGCGT
The Candidatus Binataceae bacterium DNA segment above includes these coding regions:
- a CDS encoding Dyp-type peroxidase produces the protein MPSSNPSGNASVVRQPVIQPLRRAAVFLILTINPGRQNEDTVRSVCANLPKLVRAVGFREPEAELSCVVGLGLNGCNRLLGRPLPAELHLFKEIVAGPRRAVSTPGDLIFHIRGERRDLCFELEAQILAQLGESVATADEVAAFRYFDNRDLLGFVDGTENPVGDEAIRAVFIGEEDATFAGGSYVIVQKYLHDLGAWNALPTELQEKIIGRTKLSDVELDDSVKPTSAHNALTTIVEGGLEKKIYRANGVFGQPAKGEFGTYFIGYARSPLVIEQMLQNMFVGRPPGNYDRLLDVSRAITGTLFFVPSLTLLEAFASQPGMPVDAADNSIQTSPSDSLAGDGSLGIGSLKGWARDE
- a CDS encoding family 1 encapsulin nanocompartment shell protein; its protein translation is MNNLYREVAPINERAWSDIEKEAARTLKRYLAGRLVVDVKGPDGVALSAVGTGHLRNVAPPAEGVIARQHEVKALVELRVPFQLDRQAIDDVERGANDSNWQPLKDAAKTIAFAEDRIIFDGYAAASVEGIRTGSSNPAMTLPQEVAHYPSAIAQALGQLRLVGVNGPYSVLLGADAYTALSEASDHGYPVINHIQRLVNDEIVWAPAVSGALVLSKRGGDFVLHLGQDLSIGYLGHTDRVVSLYLQETLTFLMLTAEASVAIVPAQKGRTE